In one window of Paracoccus saliphilus DNA:
- a CDS encoding ABC transporter ATP-binding protein, whose translation MARITLENLSHSYLPNPSKDEDWALKPMTLTWEDGGAYALLGSSGCGKSTLLNIISGLLVPSRGRILFGDRDMTGLPTMERNIAQVFQFPVVYDTMSVRENLAFPLRNRGLPEDQITARVAEIAEMIGMHDMLDRRARGLTADAKQKISLGRGMVRQDVNAILFDEPLTVIDPHMKWELRTQLKDLHRRFGHTMIYVTHDQTEALTFADQVVVMYDGRVVQAGTPQALFDAPEHTFVGYFIGSPGMNLMDARIEGAAAHIEGVQVPLQHGYGAPQGKTQLGIRPEFLRLGTGQEGLPYAIRRIEDVGHHRIIRGRVGPADVNVIAPEGQPIPADANRVIPDPVHAHVYLDDWRIAPSNQERAA comes from the coding sequence ATGGCACGAATAACTCTGGAGAACCTGTCTCATAGCTATCTCCCCAACCCGTCGAAAGACGAGGACTGGGCGCTCAAGCCGATGACGCTGACATGGGAGGATGGCGGCGCATATGCGTTGCTGGGGTCATCGGGTTGCGGGAAATCGACGCTTCTTAATATCATTTCCGGGCTGCTGGTGCCATCGCGGGGGCGGATACTCTTCGGGGACCGGGATATGACCGGCCTGCCGACGATGGAGCGGAATATCGCGCAGGTATTCCAGTTCCCGGTCGTTTACGACACGATGAGCGTTCGAGAAAATCTGGCCTTTCCGCTGAGGAATCGGGGCCTGCCCGAGGATCAGATAACCGCACGCGTGGCCGAGATTGCAGAGATGATCGGGATGCATGATATGCTTGACCGCCGCGCCCGCGGGCTCACGGCGGATGCCAAGCAGAAGATCAGCCTTGGCAGGGGCATGGTCCGGCAGGATGTCAACGCGATCCTGTTCGACGAGCCTCTGACGGTGATCGATCCGCATATGAAATGGGAACTGCGCACCCAGCTCAAGGATCTTCATCGCCGTTTCGGGCACACGATGATCTATGTGACACATGACCAGACCGAGGCGCTGACCTTCGCCGATCAGGTCGTCGTCATGTATGACGGGCGCGTGGTGCAGGCGGGTACGCCCCAGGCATTGTTCGACGCGCCGGAACACACATTCGTCGGATATTTCATCGGCTCGCCCGGCATGAACCTGATGGATGCCCGGATCGAGGGCGCTGCCGCCCATATCGAAGGGGTGCAAGTGCCGCTGCAGCATGGTTACGGGGCGCCGCAAGGCAAAACTCAGCTTGGCATCCGCCCGGAATTCCTGCGGCTTGGCACTGGGCAGGAGGGACTGCCCTATGCAATTCGACGAATAGAGGATGTCGGCCATCACCGCATCATCCGCGGGCGCGTGGGGCCGGCGGATGTGAACGTGATCGCTCCCGAGGGTCAACCCATTCCTGCGGATGCGAACCGGGTGATCCCCGATCCCGTCCATGCACATGTTTATCTCGACGATTGGCGGATCGCCCCCTCGAACCAGGAAAGGGCTGCGTGA
- a CDS encoding ABC transporter ATP-binding protein: protein MTLELRGVTKSMGGGMHIHPTDLVLQPGSMNVLLGPTLAGKTTLMRLMAGLERPTDGQVLWNGEDVTGQRVQDRKVAMVYQQFINYPSMSVYDNIASPLRLMGVARDEIDRRVRATADMMRLTPMLKRRPLELSGGQQQRCALARALVKGAGLVLLDEPLANLDYKLREELRVEIPRIFEESGAIFVYATTEPEEALLLGGNTAALWEGRVTQFGPTPRVYRAPRDAVTARVFSDPPMNFSTVRLSNGRALIGQSEWQVDLADGEYMAGFRAAHLSLDETPGAMPLTAVLESVEITGAQTFLHLRHGRNSWVGLVDGVQRRELGQELTVWLDPAHIYLFTPGGDLARTAPYAAAA, encoded by the coding sequence ATGACGCTGGAACTTCGCGGTGTCACTAAATCCATGGGCGGTGGGATGCATATCCATCCAACCGACCTGGTATTACAGCCCGGCAGCATGAATGTGCTTCTGGGGCCGACCCTGGCGGGCAAGACGACGCTGATGCGGCTGATGGCCGGGTTGGAACGCCCCACTGATGGGCAGGTTTTATGGAACGGTGAAGATGTCACCGGGCAGCGGGTGCAAGATCGCAAGGTCGCGATGGTTTACCAGCAGTTCATCAACTACCCGTCGATGAGCGTTTACGACAATATCGCTTCGCCCCTGCGGCTGATGGGCGTGGCCCGGGACGAGATTGACCGGCGCGTGCGTGCGACTGCCGATATGATGCGTTTGACCCCGATGCTGAAGCGTCGCCCGCTGGAACTATCGGGCGGGCAGCAGCAGCGTTGTGCCTTGGCGAGGGCGTTGGTCAAGGGGGCGGGGCTGGTGCTGCTGGACGAGCCGCTGGCCAATCTGGATTACAAGCTGCGCGAGGAGTTGCGGGTCGAGATCCCGCGCATCTTCGAGGAATCCGGGGCAATTTTCGTCTATGCAACCACCGAACCGGAAGAGGCGCTGCTTCTGGGCGGCAACACCGCGGCATTATGGGAGGGGCGGGTGACGCAATTCGGCCCGACGCCCCGGGTTTACCGAGCCCCCCGGGACGCGGTGACGGCGCGGGTGTTCAGCGATCCACCAATGAATTTCTCGACGGTTCGGCTGTCGAACGGGCGCGCCTTGATCGGTCAGTCGGAATGGCAGGTGGATCTGGCCGATGGCGAATACATGGCCGGGTTCCGGGCGGCGCATCTTTCCTTGGATGAGACACCGGGCGCAATGCCGTTGACCGCCGTTCTGGAATCGGTCGAGATCACCGGTGCGCAGACCTTTCTGCATCTGCGCCACGGTCGGAATAGCTGGGTCGGGCTGGTCGATGGCGTGCAGCGCCGGGAATTGGGGCAGGAACTGACGGTCTGGCTGGACCCGGCGCATATCTATCTGTTTACGCCGGGGGGTGATCTGGCCCGCACCGCGCCTTATGCCGCCGCCGCATAG
- the glpD gene encoding glycerol-3-phosphate dehydrogenase — MPDITDLFIIGGGINGCGIARDASGRGLSVRLAEMGDLAQATSSKSTKLFHGGLRYLEYLEIRLVREALKEREVLLRAMPHISWPMRFVLPLDPQMTFESQTPVSKLLGWLMPWDRGHRPNFLIRAGLFLYDNLGGRRILPGTRSLDLTESPEGAPLQARLSKAYEYSDCWVDDARLVALNARDAAQRGAEILVGAKVVEAVREGDLWRVMLEDGQVFHAHALVNAGGPWVGQVIRDVAHLPSTESVRLVRGSHIVVPRLYDHDKAYFFQGVDGRIIFAIPYQDDFTLIGTTDRDHQGAPLDAECTPEEQQYLCDFASEYFKAPVTPDQVVWTYSGVRPLYDDGAKSATAATRDYVLSMDEAGAPCLNVFGGKITTYRRLAEHAMEKLASHFAQTGAAWTAGAPLPGGDFPVDAVSRLIADLQADYPFLTERWAARLVRAYGSDARMILGDAKDAAALGRDFGATLTEAELRWLMEHEFARHAEDVVWRRSKLGLRMDVKQIAAVEEWMQEVRAAA; from the coding sequence ATGCCGGATATAACCGACCTGTTCATTATCGGTGGCGGAATCAACGGCTGCGGCATCGCCAGGGATGCCTCCGGTCGCGGGCTGTCGGTCCGGTTGGCCGAGATGGGCGATCTCGCGCAGGCGACCAGTTCGAAATCGACGAAGCTGTTTCACGGCGGGTTGCGCTATCTGGAATACTTGGAAATCCGGCTGGTCCGTGAGGCATTGAAAGAGCGCGAGGTCCTGTTGCGTGCCATGCCGCATATCAGTTGGCCGATGCGTTTTGTCCTGCCTCTGGATCCGCAGATGACATTCGAGTCGCAGACACCGGTCTCGAAGTTGCTGGGCTGGTTGATGCCGTGGGACAGGGGGCATCGTCCGAACTTCCTGATCCGGGCGGGCCTATTCCTTTATGATAATCTGGGCGGACGCAGGATTCTGCCCGGCACACGCAGCCTGGACTTGACGGAGTCGCCAGAGGGTGCGCCGCTGCAGGCTCGGTTGTCCAAGGCATATGAATACAGTGATTGCTGGGTGGACGATGCCCGGCTGGTGGCGCTGAACGCGCGTGACGCGGCACAGCGCGGAGCCGAAATCCTGGTTGGCGCGAAAGTTGTCGAGGCGGTACGCGAAGGTGATCTTTGGCGTGTCATGCTGGAAGACGGGCAGGTGTTCCACGCGCACGCATTGGTGAATGCCGGAGGGCCGTGGGTCGGGCAGGTGATCCGGGATGTGGCTCATCTGCCCTCGACCGAATCCGTGCGGTTGGTCCGGGGCAGCCATATAGTGGTGCCGCGGCTGTATGACCACGACAAGGCCTATTTCTTCCAGGGAGTTGACGGCCGGATCATCTTTGCCATTCCATACCAGGACGATTTCACCCTGATCGGAACCACGGACCGTGACCATCAGGGGGCTCCTCTGGATGCGGAATGCACTCCGGAAGAGCAGCAGTATTTGTGCGATTTCGCATCGGAATATTTCAAGGCGCCGGTGACCCCGGATCAGGTTGTATGGACCTATTCCGGTGTGCGCCCGCTTTATGACGATGGTGCAAAATCGGCGACGGCGGCGACACGGGATTACGTGTTGTCGATGGACGAAGCGGGAGCGCCTTGTCTGAACGTCTTTGGCGGCAAGATCACCACTTACCGGCGGTTGGCCGAGCATGCGATGGAAAAGCTGGCATCGCATTTCGCGCAGACCGGGGCGGCATGGACTGCAGGTGCACCCTTGCCGGGCGGGGACTTCCCGGTTGATGCCGTGTCCCGGTTGATTGCCGATTTGCAGGCGGATTATCCTTTCTTGACTGAACGTTGGGCGGCGCGTCTGGTGCGCGCCTATGGCAGCGATGCGCGGATGATACTGGGCGATGCGAAGGATGCGGCTGCGCTTGGACGCGATTTTGGTGCTACGCTGACCGAAGCCGAATTGCGTTGGCTGATGGAACACGAATTCGCCCGGCATGCCGAGGATGTCGTCTGGCGTCGCAGCAAGTTGGGATTGCGGATGGATGTAAAGCAAATCGCCGCGGTGGAGGAGTGGATGCAGGAAGTGAGGGCCGCCGCATGA